Part of the Gallalistipes aquisgranensis genome, GGATCACTCGGCGGCACCCGTTCCCGCGATCCTGGCCTCCGCCTCCTCGCTGAGTTTCCGAGCCTGTTGCTCGGCAGCTTTTACCAAAGCCTCGGCACTCTTTTTGGCCGCAATCTTGGCCAGCGGATTCTTCGCCTGTTCGACCAGCTTGTCGCCCTGCTGTTTCGCCGCTTCGATCAGTTCGTCGCCGGCCGCCTTCGCGTCGGCCCTCAACTTTTCGGCCTGGTCGGCCGCACCTTCCGTCGAAACGGCGCTCTTTCCGCCGGTCAGCTTGCCGAGTGCACCTCCGAGCGCCTGCTTCACGGCGTCCTGCGCCATCTCCTTCACTCCGAGGGAGATTTCGGGCGACGAGAAGGTGCCTCCGATATTCACATTCACCTTATTGAGATACCCTCCGGCCGTACCCGAGGGAAGAGCCACGGAAGCGACATAGTCGATCGTCTGATCGAGCCCCGTGGAACCGGAAAGGTTCAACCCGACATTTCCCAGTTTCAGATCGAACGGCGAGGTTTCGATACGTCCGTCCGCAATCGTAAAGGAGATTTTCACGTCTTTCGCCTCGATTTTTTTCAGCCGGTCGTCCTTCAGCACGGCAGCCAGCCGATCGAACGCCTTTATGTTCTGCACATGAATATCCGACGATTCCAACACACCCCGGGCCGCCACGGAGTTCAGGACGGGTTCCATATGCTCGTCCATACGGGCCGTCATGTCGAGGGTCATCGAATAGTTGCCGCCCGTCTTCTCGAAAACCGGCACGAACTTCTTCACCATGTCCAGCTCTTCGAAGGTGCGGGAGAACGAAGCCTTGTCGACATTTACGTCGAGGGTCAGTTCCGGACTCTTCGGATTCTGTGCCGTGGAATAGGAACCGGACGTACGGATCGAACCGCCCAGCGCATTCATATTCAGCCGCCCGAGTTTCGCCGTTCCGTCCTTCACCGTGACATCGCCCGTCAGATCGGTAATCGTCATCTTCTGGAACAGAATCTTTTTGAATGAAGTGTTCAGCGCCAGATCGAGGTTCTTCGGCACTTCGAATGCACTCAGCGCGGCCGTATCGGCCGGCACGGCCCCTTCCTCCGGGGTTTCAGACGCAGAGTTCCCGAGCAGCTGGTTCAGGTCGAGCAGATCCGAAGAGACCGAAAGCCGGCCGGCCAGCATCTCTCCCCGCAGGACATAAGGCAGGTAGTTGGAGAGTTCCCCCTGCGCCACCAGATCGCTCCGTCCGACCGTTACGTCGAGCCGGGCCAGCTTCATGGCCGCCGGCGTTACGGAGGCCACCGCCTCGGCGACCTTCACCTCGGGCAGCTCCGGAGTGCGGAACACCATATTCTGCAGAGCGACGTTCCCTTCGCCCCTCAGCTTTTCATATCGTTTTTTCTCCACGTCGGACATCCGTCCGGCCATTTCGATACCGGCCGTGATACGTCCCCCGAGCGAAACCGAATCGCCCAACGGATAGACATCCTTAACCACGCCCAGATCGAACGCCCCCGTCACCTTTCCGTCGAACGCCGGATCGCTCACGGGAGTGGTCACGGACAACGACAGCAGCAGGTTGTTCGTCTGCCCTACCCGGGCCGAAAAGTCGGATATCCTCAGCTCCGTCCGATCGGCACTGCCTCCCGGGTTGAACACCGATGCATTCAGCCGGATATCGTCCACGCCCAGCGGCAGCGAAGCGTATTTGAAGGCACCTTTTTCCACAGCCAGCACGGCGTCGATCTTGGGCAGGCAGTCCCCTTCGTAACGTCCCGCGGCCGAGGCGGCGAACGTCAGATCGCCCGAAGCGGTAAGATCCTCGAAATCCTTCATGTAGAATGCCGGGATCAACGAGAGAATATCCTTGAACCGGACTTCCGACGTATTCAGTTTCAGGTCCATATCGACGGCATCCCCGTCGAGGGCCACCCAGCCGTCCAGCCCCAGTTCGATCGCATTGAGGCGGACACGGTTTTTCTGCAGGGTGTATTTGCCGTTTTCGAAATCGGCGTCGAGATTGATCTCCGTCTCCACCTCCGCATCACGCACCCACGCGGTGTTTCCTGTCATGAAACGCAGGTTCCGGGTCACCATCGTCAGATTCAGTCCGCTCCGGTCGGCCGCCATGTTCCCGCTCAGGCGCAGGTCGAGACGGTCGGTCGAAAAAGCCGTTTTCGAAGAGTCGTCCACGAAAACGATCTTTCCCCCGTCGATCCGTACATCCTTCATCGACAGCTTGAACGACGAAGGCTCCGACACGGCCGTATCGGCCGGCGTCTCCCCGCCGCTCTCCTTTACGATATTCCAGTTCACCCGGCCGTCCGCCAGCTTGAGGGCCGTCACCGAAGGTCGGGAGAGCACCAGGCGGGTCACCTCGAAGCCCGAATCCCCGAACAGGGACATCAGGTTCACCACCACCGAAATCCGGCCGGCGCTCACCAGCGTGTCTTCCGCGAAAGGTTCCGTCCCCACCAGCGTCAGCCCCTTCAGATCGAGCGAGGCATGCGGAAAATGGCGGATCAGACTGATCCCCAACCGATCGAAATCAAGCCGGGCATCGAGCATGGAAGCCGCCTCCTTCTTGACGATCTGGTCGATCTTCCCGCGCAGGGCGATCGGCACCACGATCAGGATCAGCAACAGAACGCCTATCACGATCCCCGTTATTTTCAAAGCCTTTTTCATAACACTAAGTTTTTCCTGTACCTACAAAGATAGAGGCATCCGGCCAGATTATCAACATTTTTTCGGCCAATTTTCCGGTTTCGGCGATCCGTTGCGGATTCCTGATTAATTTGTTATTTTTGTTTTACCTAATTCCTTATCTTCATACCATGCGATTTCTGAAACTCGTTTCGCTCCTGTTCCTGCTGCCGTTTTCACCAGCCCGAAACCGCACGGTAAAACCGCAAAAGCACGGTCTGATTTTGCTATTTT contains:
- a CDS encoding AsmA family protein, which produces MKKALKITGIVIGVLLLILIVVPIALRGKIDQIVKKEAASMLDARLDFDRLGISLIRHFPHASLDLKGLTLVGTEPFAEDTLVSAGRISVVVNLMSLFGDSGFEVTRLVLSRPSVTALKLADGRVNWNIVKESGGETPADTAVSEPSSFKLSMKDVRIDGGKIVFVDDSSKTAFSTDRLDLRLSGNMAADRSGLNLTMVTRNLRFMTGNTAWVRDAEVETEINLDADFENGKYTLQKNRVRLNAIELGLDGWVALDGDAVDMDLKLNTSEVRFKDILSLIPAFYMKDFEDLTASGDLTFAASAAGRYEGDCLPKIDAVLAVEKGAFKYASLPLGVDDIRLNASVFNPGGSADRTELRISDFSARVGQTNNLLLSLSVTTPVSDPAFDGKVTGAFDLGVVKDVYPLGDSVSLGGRITAGIEMAGRMSDVEKKRYEKLRGEGNVALQNMVFRTPELPEVKVAEAVASVTPAAMKLARLDVTVGRSDLVAQGELSNYLPYVLRGEMLAGRLSVSSDLLDLNQLLGNSASETPEEGAVPADTAALSAFEVPKNLDLALNTSFKKILFQKMTITDLTGDVTVKDGTAKLGRLNMNALGGSIRTSGSYSTAQNPKSPELTLDVNVDKASFSRTFEELDMVKKFVPVFEKTGGNYSMTLDMTARMDEHMEPVLNSVAARGVLESSDIHVQNIKAFDRLAAVLKDDRLKKIEAKDVKISFTIADGRIETSPFDLKLGNVGLNLSGSTGLDQTIDYVASVALPSGTAGGYLNKVNVNIGGTFSSPEISLGVKEMAQDAVKQALGGALGKLTGGKSAVSTEGAADQAEKLRADAKAAGDELIEAAKQQGDKLVEQAKNPLAKIAAKKSAEALVKAAEQQARKLSEEAEARIAGTGAAE